In the genome of Polypterus senegalus isolate Bchr_013 unplaced genomic scaffold, ASM1683550v1 scaffold_3871, whole genome shotgun sequence, one region contains:
- the LOC120522753 gene encoding zona pellucida sperm-binding protein 4-like, which translates to MARLDCCWILWLVLWVSGAHVSSVSGDWRVTKICDGDKTMRLIIDGSPTVYIQKTTGDLVKVTKNLPGIGFRSMFGFTTLTVFLSPWYGYVSAEYYKYKYVVTIALGRPNNWKTYTCPLYGPRLVSAERCTVAESQKLPCGGSSSITQADCVANNCCYDSSSSTSPCYYANDVTVQCTQDGQFVVVVSENVTHPSLDLGSIQLVDSSSPSCSPVTSLSSFVMYQFPVSACGSTVQLAGGNVTYQNTMSAAITVRTGPVGSITRDSVFKLFFQCTYSGSQDVQVEAEVYTVGPPLPVVEQGPFDLELVIATDSSYGSYYVDADYPVTKTLRDPVAVEVHIMNRTDPNLVLTLGDCWVTPGPSASSQPQWSLLVNGCPNTGDNYLTNLVTVDSTSGIAYPSHYKRFVFEMFAFVDPVTQQALAEKIFIYCVAAACYPSAADPVLELPCTNLSSHWIPGAGSCSCHVDGGPGFGCSSSEEVEQAQCESEILIKALHEWLESTLV; encoded by the exons ATGGCGCGTTTGGAttgttgttggattttgtggCTAGTCTTGTGGGTTTCGGGCGCTCACGTTTCCTCGGTGTCAGGGGATTGGCGCGTGACTAAGATATGCGATGGAGACAAGACGATGAGGCTGATAATTGATGGCTCTCCGACTGTTTATATCCAAA AAACGACAGGTGATCTAGTTAAGGTGACCAAAAATCTCCCAGGAATCGGCTTCCGTTCTATGTTTGGCTTCACTACACTAACGGTGTTCTTGTCTCCCTGGTACGGTTACGTGTCTGCAGAG TACTATAAGTATAAGTATGTTGTGACCATTGCATTAGGACGTCCCAATAATTGGAAAACCTACACCTGTCCTTTATATG GTCCCCGACTTGTGAGTGCTGAGCGATGCACAGTTGCAGAAAGCCAGAAGCTCCCTTGTGGAGGGTCTTCATCCATCACTCAGGCAGACTGTGTAGCCAACAACTGTTGCTACGATTCGAGCAGCAGCACCAGTCCATGCTACTATGCCAATGATG tgactGTGCAGTGTACCCAGGATGGccagtttgtggtggtggtgtcagAGAATGTGACCCACCCTTCCCTGGATCTTGGGTCCATCCAGTTGGTGGACAGCAGTTCCCCCAGCTGCAGCCCTGTGACCAGCCTGTCCAGCTTTGTCATGTACCAGTTTCCAGTCAGTGCCTGTGGTAGTACAGTTCAG CTGGCTGGTGGCAATGTGACCTACCAGAACACCATGTCTGCTGCCATCACTGTGAGGACTGGTCCAGTAGGCTCCATCACCAGGGACAGTGTCTTCAA gttattcttccagtgcacctactcgggaagccaggatgtgcaagtggaggctgaggtgtatactgtggggccacctcttccagtagtagaGCAAGGGCCATTTGACCTGGAATTGGTCATTGCAACAG ATTCCTCCTATGGCTCCTACTATGTGGATGCTGACTACCCTGTGACCAAAACTCTGAGGGATCCTGTGGCAGTGGAAGTGCACATCATGAACAGGACCGACCCTAACCTTGTGTTGACTCTTGGGGACTGCTGGGTCACCCCAGGACCTTCTGCTTCCAGCCAGCCCCAGTGGAGCCTTCTGGTGAATGG ATGCCCAAACACAGGGGACAATTATTTGACCAACTTGGTGACTGTGGACAGCACATCTGGCATAGCCTACCCAAGTCATTACAAGAGATTTGTGTTTGAGATGTTTGCTTTCGTGGATCCAGTTACTCAGCAAGCCTTGGCTGAAAAG atcttcatctactgtgttgCTGCTGCCTGTTATCCCTCTGCCGCAGACCCTGTACTGGAGCTGCCCTGCACGAA CCTCTCTTCCCACTGGATTCCTGGTGCTGGGAGCTGCAGCTGCCATGTTGATGGTGGTCCTGGTTTTGGCTGTAGTAGCTCTGAGGAGGTTGAACAGGCACAATGTGaatctgaaattttaataaaGGCTCTTCATGAATGGTTGGAATCTACTcttgtgtaa